The proteins below are encoded in one region of Eulemur rufifrons isolate Redbay chromosome 2, OSU_ERuf_1, whole genome shotgun sequence:
- the PRPF39 gene encoding pre-mRNA-processing factor 39 isoform X1 encodes MQNSHMDEYRNSSNGSTGSNSEVVVEHPADFSTEIMNVTEMEQSPDDSPNINAPTEESEMANAVDLPVTLTETEANFPPEYEKFWKTVENNPQDFTGWVYLLQYVEQENHLMAARKAFDKFFIHYPYCYGYWKKYADLEKRHDNIKQSDEVYRRGLQAIPLSVDLWIHYINFLKETLDPSDPETNSTIRGTFEHAVLAAGTDFRSDRLWEMYINWENEQGNLREVTAIYDRILGIPTQLYSHHFQRFKEHVQNNLPRDLLTGEQFIQLRRELASVNGHSGDDGPPGDDLPSGIEDITDPAKLITEIENMRHRIIEIHQEMFNYNEHEVSKRWTFEEGIKRPYFHVKPLEKAQLKNWKEYLEFEIENGTHERVVVLFERCVISCALYEEFWIKYAKYMENHSIEGVRHVFSRACTIHLPKKPMVHMLWAAFEEQQGNINEARNILRTFEECVLGLAMVRLRRVSLERRHGNMEEAEHLLQDAIKNAKSNNESSFYAVKLARHLFKIQKNLPKSRKVLLEAIERDKENTKLYLNLLEMEYSGDLKQNEENILNCFDKAVHGSLPIKMRITFSQRKVEFLEDFGSDVNKLLNAYDEHQTLLKEQDSLKRKAENGSEEPEEKKVHTEDTTSSSTQMIDGDLQANQAVYNYSAWYQYNYQNPWNYGQYYPPPPT; translated from the exons ATGCAGAATTCTCACATGGATGAGTACAGAAATTCTAGCAATGGCAGCACAGGCAGCAATTCAGAGGTAGTGGTAGAACATCCTGCTGATTTCAGTACTGAGATTATGAATGTTACAGAAATGGAACAGTCACCTGATGACTCTCCCAATATCAATGCACCTACAGAAGAAAGTGAAATGGCAAATGCTGTGGACCTTCCAGTGACACTGACAGAAACAGAAGCAAATTTCCCTCCAGAAtatgaaaaattttggaaaactgtaGAAAATAATCCTCAGGATTTTACAGGCTGGGTATATTTACTTCAGTATGTAGAACAGGAG aatcacttgaTGGCTGCCAGGAAGGCTTTTGACAAATTTTTCATACACTATCCATATTGCTATGGTTATTGGAAAAAGTATGCAGACCTTGAAAAGCGGCATGACAACATTAAACAATCAGATGAG gTTTATCGGCGGGGTCTTCAGGCAATACCTCTTAGTGTTGATCTTTGGATACATTACATAAACTTCTTAAAAGAAACATTGGACCCTAGTGATCCTGAGACAAACAGTACAATAAGAGG aacTTTTGAGCATGCTGTTCTAGCTGCAGGAACAGATTTTCGATCTGACAGATTGTGGGAAATGTATATAAACTGGGAAAATGAACAGGGAAACCTGAGAGAAGTTACAGCTATATATGATCGTATTCTTGGTATTCCAACACAGCTGTACAGTCATCATTTTCAGAG ATTTAAAGAACATGTACAGAATAACTTACCTAGAGATCTTTTAACTGGTGAACAATTTATTCAACTACGAAGGGAATTAGCTTCTGTAAATGGGCATAGTGGTGATGATGGTCCTCCTGGTGATGATCTACCATCGGGAATTGAAGACATAACTGATCCAGCAAAG ctaattacagaaatagaaaacatgagaCATAGAATCATTGAGATTCATCAAGAAATGTTTAATTATAATGAGCATGAAGTTAGTAAAAGGTGGACATTTGAAGAAGGT ATTAAAAGACCTTATTTTCATGTGAAACCATTGGAAAAGGCACAactaaaaaactggaaagaatacttagaatttgaaattgaaaatggGACTCACGAACGAGTTGTGGTTCTCTTTGAAAGATGTGTCATATCATGTGCCCTCTATGAGGAGTTCTGGATTAAG TATGCCAAGTACATGGAAAACCATAGCATTGAAGGAGTGAGGCATGTCTTCAGCAGAGCTTGTACTATTCATCTCCCAAAGAAACCCATGGTGCATATGCTTTGGGCAGCTTTTGAGGAACAGCAGG GTAATATTAATGAAGCCAGGAATATCTTGAGAACATTTGAAGAATGTGTTCTAGGATTGGCAATGGTTCGTTTGCGAAGAGTAAGTTTAGAACGACGACATGGAAATATGGAAGAAGCTGAACATTTGCTTCAGGATGCCATTAAGAATGCCAAATCAAATAATGAGTCTTCATTCTATGCTGTCAAACTAGCCCGACATCTTTTCAAGAtacaaaaaaatcttccaaaatcaAGAAAGGTGCTTTTGGAAGCAATTGAAAGAGACAAa GAGAACACAAAGTTATACCTCAATTTACTTGAAATGGAATATAGTGGTGACctcaaacaaaatgaagaaaatattctaaattgttTTGACAAAGCTGTACATGGTTCACTACCTATTAAAATGAGAATTACATTTTCTCAGAGAAAAGTGGAATTTCTTGAAGATTTTGGTTCAGATGTTAATAA gCTTCTGAATGCTTATGATGAACATCAAACACTCTTAAAAGAACAggattctttaaaaaggaaagcagaaaatgg ATCAGAagaaccagaagaaaagaaagtacaCACAGAAGATACAACTTCATCATCTACACAGATGATTGATGGTGATTTACAGGCAAATCAAGCTGTATATAATTATAGTGCCTGGTATCAA TACAATTATCAGAATCCTTGGAATTATGGACAATATTACCCTCCCCCTCCAACCTGA
- the PRPF39 gene encoding pre-mRNA-processing factor 39 isoform X2, with protein MANAVDLPVTLTETEANFPPEYEKFWKTVENNPQDFTGWVYLLQYVEQENHLMAARKAFDKFFIHYPYCYGYWKKYADLEKRHDNIKQSDEVYRRGLQAIPLSVDLWIHYINFLKETLDPSDPETNSTIRGTFEHAVLAAGTDFRSDRLWEMYINWENEQGNLREVTAIYDRILGIPTQLYSHHFQRFKEHVQNNLPRDLLTGEQFIQLRRELASVNGHSGDDGPPGDDLPSGIEDITDPAKLITEIENMRHRIIEIHQEMFNYNEHEVSKRWTFEEGIKRPYFHVKPLEKAQLKNWKEYLEFEIENGTHERVVVLFERCVISCALYEEFWIKYAKYMENHSIEGVRHVFSRACTIHLPKKPMVHMLWAAFEEQQGNINEARNILRTFEECVLGLAMVRLRRVSLERRHGNMEEAEHLLQDAIKNAKSNNESSFYAVKLARHLFKIQKNLPKSRKVLLEAIERDKENTKLYLNLLEMEYSGDLKQNEENILNCFDKAVHGSLPIKMRITFSQRKVEFLEDFGSDVNKLLNAYDEHQTLLKEQDSLKRKAENGSEEPEEKKVHTEDTTSSSTQMIDGDLQANQAVYNYSAWYQYNYQNPWNYGQYYPPPPT; from the exons ATGGCAAATGCTGTGGACCTTCCAGTGACACTGACAGAAACAGAAGCAAATTTCCCTCCAGAAtatgaaaaattttggaaaactgtaGAAAATAATCCTCAGGATTTTACAGGCTGGGTATATTTACTTCAGTATGTAGAACAGGAG aatcacttgaTGGCTGCCAGGAAGGCTTTTGACAAATTTTTCATACACTATCCATATTGCTATGGTTATTGGAAAAAGTATGCAGACCTTGAAAAGCGGCATGACAACATTAAACAATCAGATGAG gTTTATCGGCGGGGTCTTCAGGCAATACCTCTTAGTGTTGATCTTTGGATACATTACATAAACTTCTTAAAAGAAACATTGGACCCTAGTGATCCTGAGACAAACAGTACAATAAGAGG aacTTTTGAGCATGCTGTTCTAGCTGCAGGAACAGATTTTCGATCTGACAGATTGTGGGAAATGTATATAAACTGGGAAAATGAACAGGGAAACCTGAGAGAAGTTACAGCTATATATGATCGTATTCTTGGTATTCCAACACAGCTGTACAGTCATCATTTTCAGAG ATTTAAAGAACATGTACAGAATAACTTACCTAGAGATCTTTTAACTGGTGAACAATTTATTCAACTACGAAGGGAATTAGCTTCTGTAAATGGGCATAGTGGTGATGATGGTCCTCCTGGTGATGATCTACCATCGGGAATTGAAGACATAACTGATCCAGCAAAG ctaattacagaaatagaaaacatgagaCATAGAATCATTGAGATTCATCAAGAAATGTTTAATTATAATGAGCATGAAGTTAGTAAAAGGTGGACATTTGAAGAAGGT ATTAAAAGACCTTATTTTCATGTGAAACCATTGGAAAAGGCACAactaaaaaactggaaagaatacttagaatttgaaattgaaaatggGACTCACGAACGAGTTGTGGTTCTCTTTGAAAGATGTGTCATATCATGTGCCCTCTATGAGGAGTTCTGGATTAAG TATGCCAAGTACATGGAAAACCATAGCATTGAAGGAGTGAGGCATGTCTTCAGCAGAGCTTGTACTATTCATCTCCCAAAGAAACCCATGGTGCATATGCTTTGGGCAGCTTTTGAGGAACAGCAGG GTAATATTAATGAAGCCAGGAATATCTTGAGAACATTTGAAGAATGTGTTCTAGGATTGGCAATGGTTCGTTTGCGAAGAGTAAGTTTAGAACGACGACATGGAAATATGGAAGAAGCTGAACATTTGCTTCAGGATGCCATTAAGAATGCCAAATCAAATAATGAGTCTTCATTCTATGCTGTCAAACTAGCCCGACATCTTTTCAAGAtacaaaaaaatcttccaaaatcaAGAAAGGTGCTTTTGGAAGCAATTGAAAGAGACAAa GAGAACACAAAGTTATACCTCAATTTACTTGAAATGGAATATAGTGGTGACctcaaacaaaatgaagaaaatattctaaattgttTTGACAAAGCTGTACATGGTTCACTACCTATTAAAATGAGAATTACATTTTCTCAGAGAAAAGTGGAATTTCTTGAAGATTTTGGTTCAGATGTTAATAA gCTTCTGAATGCTTATGATGAACATCAAACACTCTTAAAAGAACAggattctttaaaaaggaaagcagaaaatgg ATCAGAagaaccagaagaaaagaaagtacaCACAGAAGATACAACTTCATCATCTACACAGATGATTGATGGTGATTTACAGGCAAATCAAGCTGTATATAATTATAGTGCCTGGTATCAA TACAATTATCAGAATCCTTGGAATTATGGACAATATTACCCTCCCCCTCCAACCTGA
- the PRPF39 gene encoding pre-mRNA-processing factor 39 isoform X3: MQGLLRFEDQDSARGDQNIAMFYPTSTQMVYRRGLQAIPLSVDLWIHYINFLKETLDPSDPETNSTIRGTFEHAVLAAGTDFRSDRLWEMYINWENEQGNLREVTAIYDRILGIPTQLYSHHFQRFKEHVQNNLPRDLLTGEQFIQLRRELASVNGHSGDDGPPGDDLPSGIEDITDPAKLITEIENMRHRIIEIHQEMFNYNEHEVSKRWTFEEGIKRPYFHVKPLEKAQLKNWKEYLEFEIENGTHERVVVLFERCVISCALYEEFWIKYAKYMENHSIEGVRHVFSRACTIHLPKKPMVHMLWAAFEEQQGNINEARNILRTFEECVLGLAMVRLRRVSLERRHGNMEEAEHLLQDAIKNAKSNNESSFYAVKLARHLFKIQKNLPKSRKVLLEAIERDKENTKLYLNLLEMEYSGDLKQNEENILNCFDKAVHGSLPIKMRITFSQRKVEFLEDFGSDVNKLLNAYDEHQTLLKEQDSLKRKAENGSEEPEEKKVHTEDTTSSSTQMIDGDLQANQAVYNYSAWYQYNYQNPWNYGQYYPPPPT, translated from the exons ATGCAGGGACTGCTGCGCTTTGAAGATCAAGACTCTGCACGTGGGGATCAGAACATTGCCATGTTCTATCCAACCTCCACCCAAATG gTTTATCGGCGGGGTCTTCAGGCAATACCTCTTAGTGTTGATCTTTGGATACATTACATAAACTTCTTAAAAGAAACATTGGACCCTAGTGATCCTGAGACAAACAGTACAATAAGAGG aacTTTTGAGCATGCTGTTCTAGCTGCAGGAACAGATTTTCGATCTGACAGATTGTGGGAAATGTATATAAACTGGGAAAATGAACAGGGAAACCTGAGAGAAGTTACAGCTATATATGATCGTATTCTTGGTATTCCAACACAGCTGTACAGTCATCATTTTCAGAG ATTTAAAGAACATGTACAGAATAACTTACCTAGAGATCTTTTAACTGGTGAACAATTTATTCAACTACGAAGGGAATTAGCTTCTGTAAATGGGCATAGTGGTGATGATGGTCCTCCTGGTGATGATCTACCATCGGGAATTGAAGACATAACTGATCCAGCAAAG ctaattacagaaatagaaaacatgagaCATAGAATCATTGAGATTCATCAAGAAATGTTTAATTATAATGAGCATGAAGTTAGTAAAAGGTGGACATTTGAAGAAGGT ATTAAAAGACCTTATTTTCATGTGAAACCATTGGAAAAGGCACAactaaaaaactggaaagaatacttagaatttgaaattgaaaatggGACTCACGAACGAGTTGTGGTTCTCTTTGAAAGATGTGTCATATCATGTGCCCTCTATGAGGAGTTCTGGATTAAG TATGCCAAGTACATGGAAAACCATAGCATTGAAGGAGTGAGGCATGTCTTCAGCAGAGCTTGTACTATTCATCTCCCAAAGAAACCCATGGTGCATATGCTTTGGGCAGCTTTTGAGGAACAGCAGG GTAATATTAATGAAGCCAGGAATATCTTGAGAACATTTGAAGAATGTGTTCTAGGATTGGCAATGGTTCGTTTGCGAAGAGTAAGTTTAGAACGACGACATGGAAATATGGAAGAAGCTGAACATTTGCTTCAGGATGCCATTAAGAATGCCAAATCAAATAATGAGTCTTCATTCTATGCTGTCAAACTAGCCCGACATCTTTTCAAGAtacaaaaaaatcttccaaaatcaAGAAAGGTGCTTTTGGAAGCAATTGAAAGAGACAAa GAGAACACAAAGTTATACCTCAATTTACTTGAAATGGAATATAGTGGTGACctcaaacaaaatgaagaaaatattctaaattgttTTGACAAAGCTGTACATGGTTCACTACCTATTAAAATGAGAATTACATTTTCTCAGAGAAAAGTGGAATTTCTTGAAGATTTTGGTTCAGATGTTAATAA gCTTCTGAATGCTTATGATGAACATCAAACACTCTTAAAAGAACAggattctttaaaaaggaaagcagaaaatgg ATCAGAagaaccagaagaaaagaaagtacaCACAGAAGATACAACTTCATCATCTACACAGATGATTGATGGTGATTTACAGGCAAATCAAGCTGTATATAATTATAGTGCCTGGTATCAA TACAATTATCAGAATCCTTGGAATTATGGACAATATTACCCTCCCCCTCCAACCTGA